Sequence from the [Clostridium] scindens genome:
CCTTGACCGCTTCAAAGGTCTTCTTGATAATATGCTCTCTCGCCTGCGTAAGTACCTGTACCGTCACATCATCCGGTATCATGTTCTTTTCGATCAACGTGCGCATAAACTGGTACTCCGTCTCGGACGCAGCCGGGAATCCCACTTCGATCTCCTTAAATCCGATATCCACCAGCAGCTGGAAAAACTCCAGTTTTTCTTCCAGGCTCATTGGCTCTATCAAGGCCTGGTTGCCATCCCGCAAGTCTACGCTGCACCAGATCGGCGGCTTCTCTATAGAGTCCTTCCTTGCCCAGTCGTAAGTAGCAACTGGAGGCATAAAATACGATTTCTCATACTTCTGATAATTTTCCATGTGATTTTCCTCTCCTTCTATCATAATTTCGAATAATAATCATCAATTTTATTGTCGTTTTTTAATACTCCCTTATCCTAACATATGAATAAGAAAAAGGAAAGTGACATTATTAATCACTTTCCTTGATCTATTTTATTCTATTTTCCCTCTGCTGCTTAATTAGCTTCCAGCGAACGTTTCTTTGTAATGGTTACCTTCTCTTCGTAGCAGCTGAAGATATCCTCTACCCGCTCCTTCTTAAGCTTTGGCGTTACCACGCTGACTACCGGCACTACCACCAGTCCTGCGATCATAGCGATGGCTCCTGCATTGATCGGGGATGCAATATAGTGGAAGAACATGTTGGATACGGTAATGCCTACACCAGCAATAAAGCTGGCCCATACTGCAGCCTTTGTCACGCCCCTCCAGTACAGTCCGTACAGGAACGGCGCAAGGAACGCGCCTGCCAAAGCCCCCCAGGAGATTCCCATCAACTGGGCGATAAAGGTCGGCGGATCTAATGCGATCACTACAGAAACAACGATAAAGAATACGATCAGCACCTGCATGGTCCGCACCTGCTTCTTCTCGCTCATATCCTTCATCACATTATCCTTCAGGAAGTCCAGCGTAAGCGTAGAACTGGACGTCAGTACCAGAGATGCCAGAGTGGACATCGAAGCCGACAGCACCAGCACCACGACGATGCCGATCAGAATATCCGGCAGGGATGACAGCATATGCGGGATGATCCTGTCAAACACCACATTCCCCGTCTCATCATAGATCGCCTTACCGTCAAACAGGCGTCCGAATCCCCCCAGAAAGTAGCTTCCGCCGGCGACCACGCAGGCAAATAGAGTCGAGATCACCGTTCCGGTATTGATCGCCTTCTCGTCCTTAATGGCATAGAATTTCCCGATCATCTGAGGAAGTCCCCAGGTACCCAGGGAAGTAAGGATTACCACGCCAAGCAGGTTCAGAGGATCTGGTCCGAAGAAAGAAGTAAATGCCCCCGGCTGTCCCATGGTGACCGGAACATCGCTGGGAAGTTCTGCCATCTTCCTTACCGCCTCAATGAAGCCTCCCTGCCCGCTAAGCACGGCGGCAATCACAGCCACAATGCCAATCAGCATGATGATTCCTTGTATAAAATCGTTGATCGCCGTAGCCATGTATCCTCCAAGAATTACATAGATCCCTGTAAATACGGCCATCACCACTACGCAGTATGTATAAGGTATGTCAAAGGCCATCTCAAATAATCTGGAGAGCCCGTTATAGATAGATGCCGTGTAAGGCACCAGGAACACGAATACGATGGCAGACGCCATAATTTTAAGCGCCTTGCTTCCATATCTTTCGCCGAAGAAGTCTGGCATCGTCTTAGACTTCAGATGCTGGCTCATAACCTTGGTACGGCGCCCCAGCACGACCCACGCCAGCAGACTCCCCAGCACGGCATTCCCAATCCCGATCCAGGTAGATGCCAAGCCATACTTCCATCCAAACTGTCCGGCATATCCGACAAACACAACTGCAGAGAAATATGAGGTCCCATAAGCAAATGCTGTGAGCCACGGCCCAACAGAACGCCCTCCCAGCACGAATCCGTCTACGCTTCTTGCATGCTTCCTTGAATAAAGCCCTACTGCCACCATAACAACAAAAAATACAATCAGCAGCGTCAACTTAATACCCATAATCTTTCCCTCGCCTTTCATTTCAGTCTATTCGTCGCTTTAAACCGTTGCGCTTTAAAGCGTTAAAGTTTAATGCCTACTTAGAATACCACACCCTCATCCCCCTGTCAATACCAAATTCACAAAACCTCATCAGATTTCCTCAATAAAACTCTCAACTATATTCCCCGCAGATTTCCCCAATAGAATTTCATGGAGGATGTAGATGTCAGGTCTTAGGAGGATGCGCTCCAGCCTGTTTTCGTCGAACAAGCCTTAAACTTTGTTACTAAAAATACAGCCCAAATATAGAATGGGGATTTTGCATCAGGCAAAATCCCCAAGAGCCTCTGAGATGGGAAATTATCAAAATTTCCTATCGAATAGGCTCGGTTTCTATATTTAGGCTGTATTTGAAGTTACAAAGTTCTGGCGAAGAGAGTCGAAGGCAGGCCGGGGTGCATCCTCCTAAGACCGTCCATCTACCGTCTCTCCCAATTCAATCCCCAAAATCTTACTTCATCTTCTCCACCCGCTCCTGGATCGTCTTATTGAAATTCTCCACCCTGCGGCTGTAAGTATCATTCATAAACTTGGAATTCAGCATAAAGTCCGCGGTAGCCAGGTTGTTGGCAATCGGGATGTCATATACGACTGCGATCCTAAGCAGAGCCTTGACATCCGGGTCATGAGGCTGGGCCTCAAGAGGATCCCACAGGAAGATCATGAAGTCAATCTGGCCTTCCACGATCTTGGCGCCGATCTGCTGGTCGCCGCCCAGCGGGCCACTGTTGTATCCTTTGACCGGGAGGCCTGTCCTCTCCGCGATCAGTCTGGCCGTGGTTCCGGTTCCGCACAGGAAGTGGCTTTTCAGCACATCCTTGTTCTTGTCGCACCAGTCTACCAGTTCCTTTTTCTTGCCATCATGGGCTACCAGTGCAATATGCTTTGCTTTGCCTATTTCAAATGTTACATAATTATCTTCTAACATGTTATCACTCCTTTCATCGTGTACGTCTCTATCTTACTATACTTTCCCGGGCATTACAAGAACAGCGCCTCTTAGGCCTGGGATTCCTCATAGTATTTCATCAGGGCCTGGGTTCCCAGATCCCCGTAGCCTTCTGCCTCCAGTTCTTCATAGTTGGCCAGCACCTGGCTTAATACATCCAGGCATAACTCGCTCATATTTGCTTCTGTAAGAGCCAGCTTCATATCTTTGATAAAATGCTTCATGAAGAAGCCGGGCGCATAATCCTCAGCCAGTATCTTCGGTCCGAAGATGTCCAGCTGCTTGCTGCCCGCCGCCCCTGTAGAGACGGATCTAAGGACGGTTGGAAGATCCAGCCCCTTGGCTTTTGCATAGGTAAGAGCCTCGCACACGCCGGAAAGGGTTCCCGCAATCATGATCTGATTGGCAAGTTTGGCATGCTGGCCGCAGCCTGCCTCCCCCTGGTAGTTGATATTCGTGCCCATTGCCTCAAACAAGGGCTGGCAGGCTTCGTAATCTTCCCTCCGGCCGCCTGCCAATATGGACAAAGTTCCGGCCTTTGCTCCGGTATCTCCGCCTGTTACCGGGGCATCCAGCACATGGAATCCCTTTTCTGTCCCAACTTCATATATCTTCTGCGCCAGCATCGGGCTGGTGGTTGTCATATCGATCAGGTAGGCCCCTTTTCTTGCGCTGTCTAAGATATTGCCTTTCTCAAAATAGACTTCTTCCACATCTTTCGGGAATCCGACTATGGTAATCACTGCCTCGCAGTCTTTAACACATTCGCTGATCGATTCATGAAAGGCCGCCCCCTCGCTGATTACGTCTTCCACCTTTGACTTAGTG
This genomic interval carries:
- a CDS encoding methylglyoxal synthase, with protein sequence MLEDNYVTFEIGKAKHIALVAHDGKKKELVDWCDKNKDVLKSHFLCGTGTTARLIAERTGLPVKGYNSGPLGGDQQIGAKIVEGQIDFMIFLWDPLEAQPHDPDVKALLRIAVVYDIPIANNLATADFMLNSKFMNDTYSRRVENFNKTIQERVEKMK
- a CDS encoding sodium:solute symporter family transporter, which translates into the protein MGIKLTLLIVFFVVMVAVGLYSRKHARSVDGFVLGGRSVGPWLTAFAYGTSYFSAVVFVGYAGQFGWKYGLASTWIGIGNAVLGSLLAWVVLGRRTKVMSQHLKSKTMPDFFGERYGSKALKIMASAIVFVFLVPYTASIYNGLSRLFEMAFDIPYTYCVVVMAVFTGIYVILGGYMATAINDFIQGIIMLIGIVAVIAAVLSGQGGFIEAVRKMAELPSDVPVTMGQPGAFTSFFGPDPLNLLGVVILTSLGTWGLPQMIGKFYAIKDEKAINTGTVISTLFACVVAGGSYFLGGFGRLFDGKAIYDETGNVVFDRIIPHMLSSLPDILIGIVVVLVLSASMSTLASLVLTSSSTLTLDFLKDNVMKDMSEKKQVRTMQVLIVFFIVVSVVIALDPPTFIAQLMGISWGALAGAFLAPFLYGLYWRGVTKAAVWASFIAGVGITVSNMFFHYIASPINAGAIAMIAGLVVVPVVSVVTPKLKKERVEDIFSCYEEKVTITKKRSLEAN